From one Humulus lupulus chromosome 8, drHumLupu1.1, whole genome shotgun sequence genomic stretch:
- the LOC133794860 gene encoding uncharacterized protein LOC133794860, protein MDSPRVIPEAQTLTPSSSGRRRGISFDSSSPEFEFWMVRNPSFPEPNLLSADELFVDGFLLPLHLLSHQQRDPPSESEPHLPDPEPAPPPHPEPESEPGPGPKISSAESAVPLSASKRWRDIFKKGDNKKNTKSEAEDNNNNSNKDKDSKEKKKERKSGTGTSSAAELNINIWPFSRSRSAGNACTRPKTMFGAPGSRKVNSAPCSRSNSAGESKSRKWPTSPSRAGVHLGRSSPVWQVRRGGGASGSALGRTVEPLVRSVEKGANKEALETRRSKPAASAAASGAGAGGATKAKVLNINVPMCIGYRNHLSCRSDENSALSVSTSDGTVTGSEGGGSSGRNSSRGQGRGGGRGGGAGSVGNGGNLFNLRSLFTKKVY, encoded by the coding sequence ATGGACAGCCCAAGAGTCATTCCGGAGGCGCAAACTCTAACTCCGAGCAGTAGCGGAAGGAGAAGAGGAATCAGCTTTGATTCAAGCTCGCCCGAGTTCGAGTTCTGGATGGTCCGAAACCCGTCATTCCCCGAGCCAAATCTCTTATCCGCTGACGAGCTCTTCGTTGATGGCTTTCTACTCCCGCTTCACCTTCTCTCCCACCAACAGAGGGATCCACCTTCTGAATCCGAACCCCATCTTCCGGACCCGGAACCGGCTCCTCCTCCGCACCCAGAACCCGAATCCGAACCCGGTCCAGGACCCAAGATTTCGTCGGCCGAATCGGCTGTTCCTCTGAGCGCGTCGAAGCGGTGGAGAGATATTTTCAAGAAGGGTGATAATAAGAAGAACACGAAAAGTGAAGCagaagataataataataatagtaataaggATAAAGATagtaaagagaagaagaaggagcgGAAGAGTGGAACCGGAACGAGTTCGGCGGCGGAGTTGAATATCAACATATGGCCCTTCTCCCGGAGTAGATCTGCCGGCAATGCCTGTACCCGACCCAAGACCATGTTTGGAGCTCCTGGTTCCCGGAAGGTCAATAGTGCCCCCTGTTCACGGAGCAACTCGGCTGGCGAGTCCAAGTCCAGAAAGTGGCCGACCAGTCCAAGTCGGGCTGGAGTCCATTTAGGCCGGAGCAGCCCAGTTTGGCAAGTTAGGCGTGGAGGTGGAGCCTCTGGCAGTGCTCTTGGTAGAACCGTTGAGCCTTTGGTCCGGAGTGTGGAAAAGGGAGCGAATAAAGAAGCACTCGAAACTCGCCGGAGTAAACCCGCAGCTTCCGCCGCCGCTTCAGGTGCCGGTGCTGGTGGCGCGACGAAAGCTAAAGTCTTGAATATCAATGTTCCTATGTGTATTGGATATAGAAACCATTTGAGTTGTAGAAGCGATGAGAATAGTGCTTTGAGCGTTAGCACCAGTGACGGCACTGTCACCGGCAGTGAAGGTGGCGGTAGCAGCGGAAGAAATAGCAGCAGGGGCCAAGGCCGCGGAGGTGGCCGCGGTGGCGGTGCTGGTAGTGTTGGAAACGGCGGAAATCTTTTTAACCTCCGGAGTCTTTTCACCAAGAAGGTGTATTAA